Proteins found in one Pseudomonadota bacterium genomic segment:
- a CDS encoding AI-2E family transporter — MESIRAWFSRLSSDPQVVFLILSLVVGMTIVLFFGDIMGPVLASIVIAYLLEGLVGILERLKTPRLLAVSAVILAFVLALLFITLALVPILIRQITQLVQQLPGMIEQGQQLLINLPQRYPNLFTDAQVQALIAEIGEDVNSFRQYVLARTLSFGFGLITMMVYTVLVPVLVFFLLKDKDRILSWFQSYLPSNRGLAVTVWREVDTQMANYIRGKIAEIVIVGFIAFATFRILGLDYAMLLGTLVGFSVLIPYIGAAVATIPVCAVAWFQWGWSVELFYVTLAYGIIQFLDGNILVPLIFSEAVNMHPVAIIIAVLFFGGVWGFWGIFFAIPLATLVQAILKAWPHHIASGVVTDETAP; from the coding sequence ATGGAATCTATAAGGGCGTGGTTTTCTCGGCTCAGCTCCGACCCTCAGGTGGTTTTTCTGATCTTGAGTTTGGTGGTCGGGATGACCATCGTGCTCTTTTTCGGCGACATTATGGGGCCGGTGCTGGCCAGCATTGTGATCGCTTATTTGCTTGAGGGTTTGGTCGGAATTCTGGAGCGGCTCAAAACACCCCGCTTGCTCGCAGTATCCGCCGTTATTCTTGCCTTCGTTCTGGCGCTGCTTTTCATCACTTTGGCGTTGGTGCCCATTCTGATCCGCCAGATCACTCAGCTGGTTCAGCAGCTCCCGGGAATGATTGAACAGGGACAGCAGTTGCTGATTAATTTACCCCAACGTTATCCGAACCTTTTCACTGATGCGCAAGTTCAAGCGCTCATCGCGGAAATTGGCGAGGACGTCAATAGCTTCCGGCAGTATGTGTTGGCCCGCACGCTCTCGTTCGGTTTCGGCCTGATCACCATGATGGTCTATACGGTCTTGGTGCCTGTTCTGGTGTTCTTCTTACTGAAAGACAAAGACAGAATCTTAAGCTGGTTTCAAAGTTATTTGCCCTCCAATCGGGGGCTGGCGGTCACCGTCTGGCGAGAGGTGGATACTCAGATGGCGAACTACATCAGAGGTAAGATCGCCGAAATCGTGATCGTAGGATTTATCGCCTTCGCAACGTTCCGAATATTGGGCTTGGACTACGCCATGCTGCTAGGAACCCTGGTGGGTTTTTCCGTGCTGATACCCTACATCGGGGCAGCCGTGGCGACCATTCCGGTATGCGCTGTGGCTTGGTTCCAGTGGGGGTGGAGCGTCGAGCTGTTTTACGTCACCTTGGCTTACGGCATCATTCAGTTTCTGGATGGCAATATCCTGGTGCCGCTGATATTTTCCGAGGCAGTGAACATGCATCCGGTAGCCATTATTATCGCCGTGCTGTTCTTTGGCGGTGTATGGGGATTTTGGGGCATTTTTTTCGCCATTCCCTTGGCTACCTTGGTCCAAGCGATACTCAAAGCCTGGCCTCATCACATTGCATCGGGTGTCGTGACCGACGAAACGGCCCCCTAG
- a CDS encoding sulfurtransferase TusA family protein, translating into MANYDAELDLCNIPAPAHLLRARRALESMEVGQTLSVMTTVPTAIKDFELWAEHSGNTLLEKHALANKFHLVMLKR; encoded by the coding sequence ATGGCTAATTACGATGCCGAACTTGATTTATGCAACATCCCCGCGCCAGCTCACTTGCTGCGTGCCCGCAGAGCGCTCGAGTCGATGGAAGTCGGCCAAACCCTGAGTGTCATGACCACAGTGCCAACCGCCATCAAGGACTTCGAATTATGGGCGGAGCACTCGGGTAACACCCTACTGGAGAAACACGCATTGGCCAACAAGTTTCACCTGGTCATGCTGAAGCGTTAG
- a CDS encoding M48 family metalloprotease, with amino-acid sequence MNRDKSSGQPASTSGIVRHPISRFRVTLLALLTLILATPAVVFSQNDALPDMGTASDNILSPQEEEQLGRQVVEQLHRQGVIVQDPLIAAYITDIGRQLAAYSGTNQGPFFFFVTRDQSINAFALPGGYVGVNAGLFLTSTNESELAGVLAHEIAHVTQRHIARRIEATRTANIATTAAVLAAILASSGDAQVTEAAISAGMAATTENAIRFTLQNEYEADRIGIRTLEEAGYNPSGMASFFKRLQQYNRLYESADSGFLRTHPVTSDRISEAQNRAANYGSSFEESSDAYLITKARLRVLTTRELTPVIAHFDEERQTTTGAQWQAATYGQALALKARGNNAAALPLLIALVEQAPTVPAYRLALAESQLSSREITESLDTYEKSLKLFPINYPLTLSYARALLDTGNAQKARDQLLQLPSDQPGHADRLRLLAQAAEALGQQADSQYYLAEYYLLQGQRSLAIEQLQISLTRADINEIQKARAQSRLNTLIDKPAPP; translated from the coding sequence GTGAATCGTGACAAGTCTTCCGGACAGCCCGCCAGCACATCGGGAATCGTTCGGCACCCCATATCTCGCTTTCGCGTGACGCTGTTAGCCTTACTCACGCTAATTCTAGCCACACCCGCGGTGGTTTTTTCTCAAAATGACGCGCTGCCCGATATGGGGACGGCCTCCGACAACATCCTCTCACCACAAGAAGAGGAACAACTTGGCCGGCAAGTGGTCGAGCAACTTCACCGTCAGGGTGTGATCGTCCAAGACCCGCTCATCGCGGCCTATATCACAGATATCGGCCGCCAGTTGGCAGCATACAGCGGAACCAATCAAGGGCCTTTCTTCTTTTTCGTCACACGTGATCAGAGCATTAACGCTTTTGCCCTACCCGGTGGGTATGTGGGGGTAAATGCAGGGCTGTTTCTCACTTCGACTAACGAGAGCGAGCTCGCCGGCGTTTTGGCTCATGAAATCGCCCATGTCACTCAACGGCACATCGCACGCCGGATCGAAGCCACGCGCACAGCCAACATTGCCACCACGGCAGCTGTCCTAGCGGCCATCTTGGCCAGCAGCGGCGATGCGCAAGTGACGGAAGCTGCTATTTCCGCCGGTATGGCGGCGACTACCGAAAACGCAATTCGTTTTACCCTGCAAAATGAGTACGAAGCTGACCGCATTGGTATTCGAACGCTGGAAGAAGCTGGCTATAACCCGAGCGGTATGGCGAGCTTTTTCAAGCGGCTACAACAGTACAATCGGTTGTACGAATCGGCCGATAGCGGCTTTCTGAGAACTCACCCGGTGACATCGGATCGTATCAGCGAGGCGCAAAATCGCGCCGCCAACTATGGCTCCTCCTTCGAAGAGAGCAGCGACGCCTATCTGATCACGAAAGCACGGTTACGTGTCTTGACTACGCGCGAATTGACGCCCGTCATCGCCCATTTCGACGAAGAGCGTCAAACGACAACCGGCGCGCAATGGCAGGCGGCAACTTATGGTCAGGCCTTGGCGTTGAAGGCGCGCGGAAACAATGCCGCCGCCCTGCCGCTCTTGATCGCCCTGGTGGAACAGGCGCCCACGGTTCCGGCCTACCGGCTCGCCCTCGCGGAATCACAGCTATCGTCCCGCGAAATAACCGAATCATTAGACACATATGAGAAATCGTTAAAGTTATTTCCAATTAACTATCCGCTAACCCTGTCCTATGCTCGCGCGCTATTGGATACTGGCAACGCCCAAAAGGCCCGTGACCAGCTTCTGCAGCTGCCGTCTGATCAACCCGGCCACGCAGACCGCCTTCGGTTGCTGGCCCAGGCAGCGGAAGCTTTGGGACAGCAAGCGGACAGCCAATATTATCTAGCGGAATACTATTTGCTGCAGGGTCAACGTAGCTTAGCCATCGAACAACTTCAGATTTCCTTGACAAGAGCGGATATAAACGAAATACAGAAGGCGCGTGCACAGTCGCGCTTGAACACACTCATCGACAAGCCTGCACCACCATAA
- a CDS encoding bifunctional acetate--CoA ligase family protein/GNAT family N-acetyltransferase gives MAQHYLSKLFKPESIAVFGASDRTNSVGQLVFSNLLSNWNRDRLYPINPSHPQIAGVAAHASLDTVDQNVDLAVITTPASSVPSIIQQCGEHGVSNAVILSAGFREIGKDGEQLEQDVIKTARKYGIRFIGPNCLGVMRPECGLNATFYKGTAQPGKLALVSQSGALCTAILDWADANSVGFSTVVSMGISADIDFGEVLDFLIHDPETESILLYIEGIHDARRFMSGLRAAARVKPVIALKVGRHAAAGRAAMSHTGALVGSDDVFEAALQRAGVVRGRRISHLFAAAKALASPGRPEGDALAIVTNGGGPGAIASDTASDLDIPLAELSPQTIRALDAVLPPTWSRANPVDIIGDATPDRYRQAVEICLNDSKVQGLLVLLTPQAMTQPTEVAEAVIAASQNQTKPVFVCWMGQSQVDEARERFTAAGLPSFHTPETAVEAFHFLVRHRQTRQQLLQTPAPLGEWEPADVDGARLIVEGVLSEGRTVLSETESKALLRAFRIPTAPALVVRSPNEALVQAEAIGFPVAMKINSPDITHKSDVGGVKLNILNAQSVRSAYQELLREVAKRRPEARLDGVTVEPMVKRRHGRELLVGVVSDPVFGPVVTFGAGGTAVEVMGDRAVALPPLNRFLVRELVSRTRVAKMLGPFRDMPAAHRGALEEVLLRVSELVCELPTVDELDINPLILDETGAVAVDARVVVKHARTTAQRYSHMAIYPYPTHLVQRWQLPDGTNLTVRPVRPEDAELEQAFVRELSERSRYFRFMQALTELSPDLLARFTQLDYDREMALIAVAREQGKEREIGVARYVINPDWRSCEFAVAVADAWQGRGVAHHLMEQIIASARSQGLRRMTGQILADNREMLELASTLGFEISRNPEDANLMEANLAL, from the coding sequence ATGGCACAGCACTATCTCAGCAAGCTCTTTAAACCGGAATCCATCGCGGTATTCGGCGCCAGTGACAGAACCAATTCGGTAGGGCAATTGGTTTTCTCCAATCTCCTCTCCAACTGGAACCGAGATCGGCTCTATCCGATTAACCCCAGTCATCCGCAAATTGCCGGCGTTGCAGCTCACGCCTCCCTCGATACGGTCGATCAGAATGTCGATCTGGCCGTCATCACCACGCCCGCCTCCAGTGTTCCATCCATCATTCAGCAATGCGGAGAGCACGGCGTATCGAATGCGGTGATTCTCTCGGCGGGGTTCCGAGAAATCGGAAAAGATGGCGAACAGTTGGAACAGGACGTGATCAAAACCGCCCGAAAGTACGGGATTCGGTTCATTGGCCCGAACTGCCTGGGTGTCATGCGACCCGAATGTGGTTTGAACGCGACCTTCTACAAGGGTACGGCCCAACCGGGAAAACTCGCCCTAGTGTCTCAATCAGGCGCTCTGTGCACCGCCATTCTCGACTGGGCGGATGCAAACTCCGTCGGCTTCTCTACCGTGGTCTCGATGGGTATTTCAGCCGACATCGACTTCGGCGAGGTTCTGGACTTCTTAATCCATGACCCCGAAACGGAAAGTATTCTGCTGTACATAGAAGGCATTCACGATGCCCGCCGGTTCATGAGTGGCCTGCGGGCCGCCGCCCGGGTCAAACCGGTGATTGCCCTGAAGGTGGGCCGTCACGCAGCCGCCGGCCGCGCTGCCATGTCTCATACCGGCGCGCTGGTTGGCAGCGACGATGTCTTCGAGGCGGCATTACAGCGAGCCGGCGTGGTCCGAGGCCGGCGAATCTCTCATCTTTTTGCTGCTGCCAAAGCCCTGGCTTCCCCCGGGAGGCCGGAAGGAGACGCCCTCGCAATCGTCACCAACGGTGGCGGGCCAGGCGCGATTGCCAGCGATACCGCTTCCGATCTGGACATTCCGCTGGCCGAGCTGTCTCCACAGACGATCCGCGCTTTGGATGCCGTTCTACCTCCAACGTGGTCGCGAGCCAATCCGGTGGACATCATTGGCGACGCCACACCAGACCGATACCGGCAAGCGGTTGAAATCTGCTTAAACGATTCGAAAGTTCAAGGCTTGCTCGTTTTGCTCACCCCGCAAGCCATGACACAGCCCACCGAAGTGGCCGAAGCCGTGATCGCCGCCAGCCAAAACCAAACGAAGCCGGTGTTTGTCTGCTGGATGGGACAAAGCCAAGTTGACGAAGCCCGAGAGCGATTTACCGCCGCGGGGCTCCCCAGTTTCCACACACCTGAAACCGCGGTGGAAGCATTTCATTTTCTGGTCAGGCATCGACAAACTCGACAACAGCTCTTGCAAACACCGGCACCTTTGGGTGAATGGGAGCCGGCTGATGTGGACGGGGCCCGCTTGATCGTTGAGGGCGTACTTTCCGAGGGCCGCACCGTTTTAAGCGAAACCGAATCCAAGGCGTTACTCAGGGCATTTCGCATCCCCACCGCCCCGGCGCTTGTCGTCCGCTCTCCCAACGAAGCATTGGTTCAGGCAGAGGCCATTGGTTTTCCCGTGGCGATGAAGATCAACTCACCCGACATCACCCATAAATCGGATGTCGGCGGCGTGAAGTTAAACATTCTCAACGCCCAAAGCGTTCGTTCAGCCTACCAGGAACTGCTGCGCGAAGTGGCAAAACGCCGCCCGGAAGCGCGCTTGGACGGCGTGACGGTAGAGCCCATGGTCAAACGGCGCCATGGTCGGGAACTGTTGGTCGGTGTGGTGTCCGACCCGGTATTTGGGCCCGTGGTCACCTTCGGTGCGGGCGGCACCGCGGTGGAAGTGATGGGTGATCGTGCAGTCGCTCTTCCACCATTGAACCGGTTTCTGGTACGCGAACTGGTCAGCCGCACCCGGGTTGCCAAAATGTTGGGACCTTTCCGCGATATGCCAGCAGCCCACCGTGGCGCCCTGGAAGAGGTTTTACTGCGTGTCTCGGAGTTGGTTTGCGAACTGCCCACGGTGGACGAATTGGACATCAATCCACTCATTCTGGACGAGACGGGGGCCGTCGCAGTGGACGCCCGCGTGGTGGTGAAGCACGCGCGCACCACCGCCCAGCGCTATTCGCACATGGCCATCTACCCCTATCCGACGCATCTGGTTCAACGTTGGCAGTTGCCGGACGGAACCAATCTGACCGTCCGCCCTGTTCGGCCTGAGGATGCGGAATTGGAGCAAGCGTTCGTGCGAGAACTTTCCGAACGCTCTCGCTACTTCCGTTTTATGCAGGCACTAACCGAGCTCAGCCCGGATCTTTTGGCCCGGTTCACGCAACTCGACTACGACCGGGAAATGGCCTTGATCGCGGTGGCTCGCGAACAGGGTAAAGAGCGGGAAATCGGCGTCGCACGGTACGTGATCAACCCCGACTGGAGAAGTTGCGAGTTCGCCGTCGCAGTGGCCGATGCCTGGCAGGGGCGTGGTGTCGCTCATCACCTGATGGAGCAAATTATCGCCTCGGCACGTAGTCAGGGTCTTCGGCGGATGACGGGGCAGATATTGGCCGACAACCGGGAAATGCTCGAGCTGGCCAGCACGCTGGGCTTCGAGATCTCTCGAAATCCGGAAGACGCTAACCTGATGGAGGCGAACCTGGCACTTTGA
- a CDS encoding class I SAM-dependent methyltransferase, whose protein sequence is MDIRQSESMAEAVREGQAIYSRWVLACYDGFVYRFPTPFIWRVRTQDIAAHYQRHLSSSHLDVGVGTGLFLDRANFPTPQPRIALLDLNPNSLAVTAQRIVRYRPSVHQANVLDPQSVADSGLTRSFESIGLNYLLHCLPGDMSHKAVVFDNLRPYLASGGVLFGTTLLHSPAQQNALSRRLMSFYNRKGVFHNTSDTEDRLQTALADRFDNYELSVQGCLAFFAARAPI, encoded by the coding sequence GTGGACATTCGGCAATCGGAATCGATGGCGGAGGCGGTTCGCGAAGGGCAGGCCATCTACTCGCGTTGGGTTTTGGCGTGCTACGATGGGTTCGTCTATCGTTTTCCCACACCTTTCATTTGGCGTGTCCGTACCCAGGATATCGCCGCACATTACCAAAGACATTTAAGTTCATCTCACTTGGACGTCGGCGTGGGCACCGGCTTGTTTCTCGACCGGGCTAATTTTCCCACGCCGCAACCGCGAATTGCCCTGTTGGATTTGAATCCCAACAGCCTGGCTGTCACGGCACAGCGGATCGTCCGCTATCGCCCCTCGGTTCATCAAGCCAATGTATTGGATCCCCAGAGCGTGGCTGACAGCGGTTTAACCCGTTCTTTTGAATCGATCGGTTTGAACTATCTGCTGCACTGTCTGCCGGGCGATATGTCTCATAAGGCGGTGGTTTTCGACAATCTCCGGCCTTATTTGGCCAGCGGTGGCGTGCTGTTCGGTACCACCTTGCTGCATTCTCCGGCGCAGCAAAATGCCCTGTCGCGGCGGTTGATGTCGTTCTACAACCGGAAAGGGGTATTCCACAACACGTCCGACACGGAAGATAGACTGCAGACGGCCTTGGCGGATCGCTTCGATAACTATGAGCTGTCGGTTCAGGGTTGTCTGGCATTTTTTGCCGCGCGCGCGCCAATTTGA
- a CDS encoding AAA family ATPase, whose amino-acid sequence MSFPAFLQRLQTAARFPHPVSDFQIIETHISWLLLTGSYVYKFKKPVELGFLDFSSLEKRRYACEEEIRINRRMAPDLYVGVVAITGQVSAPELDGKGPVIEYAVKMRQFDPDQTLDQLAMRGALHGELVDSLAKEVAQFHIDATQALPSTPWGEPDQILHDVLENFRTVRLCLGQDSELQIKLSSMQVDSAAWHDALFETFCDRKAAGWVRELHGDLHLGNIVRWQGHVVPFDAIEFNPALRWIDTVNDIAFLIMDLSVKGQNGLAHRFLDQYLALCGDYEGLAVLDFYQAYRAMVRAKVAAIGVAQARAQSQDDAEFHARCRDYLEFAGQCSDRPGGILILTYGVSGSGKSYWTERLVERLPAIRLRSDVERKRLFGLRPQTRAAAGVGESIYSAQASEQTYARLRNLARAILRTGRTVVVDASFLRQAERQRFVEAVAEPEGVPHVILSFTAPAAELRRRVIDRERSGQSVSDAGLAVLQAQLTAREPLGEVESQHAVAVDTSKPVDLESIGEQIHRMCAAAPTRQPAIS is encoded by the coding sequence ATGAGTTTTCCTGCATTTTTGCAACGGCTTCAGACAGCGGCCCGTTTCCCTCACCCGGTCAGTGATTTTCAGATTATCGAAACGCATATCTCCTGGTTGTTGTTGACCGGAAGCTACGTTTACAAATTTAAAAAACCGGTTGAACTGGGTTTCCTGGACTTCTCGAGCCTGGAAAAACGCCGGTACGCCTGTGAGGAAGAGATTCGGATCAATCGCCGTATGGCGCCGGATTTGTACGTTGGGGTTGTCGCCATCACCGGGCAGGTATCCGCCCCGGAGCTTGACGGCAAAGGCCCGGTGATCGAGTACGCGGTAAAAATGCGGCAGTTCGATCCGGATCAGACCTTGGATCAATTGGCCATGCGCGGTGCGTTGCATGGCGAGCTTGTGGATTCGCTGGCCAAGGAGGTCGCACAGTTTCATATCGATGCCACGCAGGCATTGCCATCGACTCCCTGGGGAGAACCCGATCAAATCCTTCATGATGTATTGGAGAACTTCAGAACGGTCAGACTTTGTTTGGGGCAAGATTCGGAACTTCAGATAAAGCTGTCGAGCATGCAAGTGGATAGCGCAGCGTGGCACGATGCGTTGTTTGAGACCTTTTGCGACCGAAAAGCCGCGGGGTGGGTTCGGGAGCTGCACGGCGATTTACATTTGGGCAACATTGTTCGTTGGCAGGGCCACGTCGTGCCTTTCGATGCGATTGAGTTCAATCCGGCCCTTCGATGGATCGACACCGTCAACGATATTGCCTTCCTGATCATGGACTTGTCGGTCAAGGGGCAAAATGGATTGGCGCATCGATTCCTCGATCAATACCTTGCCTTGTGCGGCGACTATGAAGGACTGGCGGTGTTGGATTTCTACCAAGCCTACCGCGCCATGGTTCGAGCGAAGGTTGCTGCCATCGGCGTCGCCCAAGCCCGGGCGCAATCGCAAGACGATGCCGAGTTTCATGCGCGATGCCGGGATTATCTCGAATTCGCAGGGCAGTGCTCTGATCGGCCAGGCGGCATCCTGATCTTGACCTATGGGGTTTCCGGCAGTGGGAAATCCTACTGGACTGAGCGCTTGGTCGAGCGGTTGCCGGCGATCCGTTTACGATCGGATGTGGAGCGAAAACGATTGTTCGGGTTACGGCCGCAGACCCGAGCGGCAGCTGGAGTGGGTGAGTCGATCTACAGCGCGCAAGCGAGCGAGCAAACCTATGCCCGACTTCGGAACCTTGCGCGAGCAATCTTACGAACCGGTCGCACCGTCGTTGTGGACGCAAGCTTCCTTCGCCAGGCGGAACGACAGCGGTTCGTTGAGGCAGTGGCAGAGCCGGAAGGCGTTCCGCATGTGATCTTGAGTTTCACCGCACCAGCGGCCGAACTGCGGCGGCGAGTGATTGACCGGGAGCGCAGTGGTCAGTCTGTGTCAGACGCCGGCTTGGCGGTCCTTCAGGCACAATTGACGGCTCGCGAACCTCTGGGAGAAGTAGAAAGTCAGCATGCGGTGGCAGTTGATACCTCGAAACCGGTTGATTTGGAATCAATCGGTGAGCAAATTCACCGCATGTGCGCCGCTGCGCCAACGCGACAACCGGCGATATCGTAA
- the ccmI gene encoding c-type cytochrome biogenesis protein CcmI: MDLVFYLLLLSLLIVALLFAAWPLWRGVTRVRSADQTNTDVHRRRLAELAEDAESGLFDPAAADELRDELSRQLLNDLDMAGRAAKSGKAPIAAVLVASLFSVVAVFFYAQLGGGAGALNAGTQPSVSSSEVAAMVQSLADRLAQDPSDGRGWYLLGRSYFAMARYEDAKSAYENAREILGDDAALLTDLAEVSAIRGELYAFEGRPRALIEQALTMTPDLPKALWLGGLAASQAGEYQTAVSRWQALITQNTLDPEANELLREQIAIAREKGGLSAPADPALDTRVETGLEVAVSLDPSIADAVQPNDTVFVFARAVEGPPMPLAVARVRVRDLPLNVRLDDSMAMTDGLRLSNFEEVLVTARISRTHSAQAQTGDPYGQIGPVSNWSETVLHIDIRNRTP; this comes from the coding sequence ATGGATTTGGTATTTTACTTACTTCTTTTGTCGCTGCTCATTGTTGCGCTATTGTTTGCGGCCTGGCCGCTCTGGCGGGGCGTGACGCGGGTGAGATCAGCCGACCAAACCAATACGGACGTCCATCGCCGACGCTTGGCGGAGCTGGCCGAAGATGCCGAATCGGGTTTGTTCGATCCCGCCGCCGCCGACGAACTACGCGATGAGCTTTCTCGGCAATTGCTCAACGATTTAGACATGGCGGGCAGGGCGGCGAAGTCCGGTAAAGCGCCGATTGCAGCAGTGTTGGTTGCGTCACTGTTTTCAGTGGTTGCCGTGTTCTTTTACGCACAACTCGGTGGGGGTGCGGGTGCGCTTAATGCCGGTACGCAACCGTCTGTGTCCTCTTCCGAGGTGGCTGCGATGGTTCAGTCACTGGCGGACCGCTTGGCGCAGGATCCTTCCGACGGCAGAGGTTGGTATTTGCTCGGCCGATCATATTTCGCGATGGCACGCTATGAAGATGCCAAATCGGCTTACGAGAACGCGCGGGAGATCCTTGGCGATGATGCAGCGCTCCTGACGGACCTGGCCGAGGTCTCTGCGATCCGCGGGGAGCTGTACGCCTTTGAGGGCCGGCCACGGGCGTTGATCGAGCAGGCGTTGACGATGACACCGGATTTGCCCAAGGCGTTGTGGTTAGGCGGTTTGGCTGCCTCGCAAGCCGGGGAGTACCAGACTGCCGTTTCCCGTTGGCAAGCGCTGATTACCCAGAACACGCTGGATCCAGAGGCGAATGAGTTGCTTCGGGAGCAGATTGCCATCGCGCGGGAGAAGGGTGGGCTTTCGGCTCCGGCCGATCCGGCCTTGGATACACGTGTCGAAACGGGTCTGGAGGTGGCCGTAAGCCTGGATCCTTCCATTGCCGATGCGGTTCAACCGAACGATACCGTGTTTGTTTTCGCCCGAGCGGTTGAGGGTCCGCCGATGCCTTTAGCCGTTGCTCGCGTTCGGGTTCGGGATTTGCCACTCAACGTCCGCCTGGACGATAGCATGGCGATGACGGACGGCCTTCGTCTCTCTAATTTCGAGGAGGTGCTGGTCACGGCAAGGATTTCCCGGACCCATTCGGCACAAGCGCAGACGGGCGATCCTTACGGTCAAATTGGCCCGGTGTCGAACTGGTCTGAAACTGTGCTACATATAGACATTAGGAACCGAACCCCATAG
- a CDS encoding cytochrome c-type biogenesis protein, producing MNYIRAGILLCLILLAHTVDAILPREFDDPKERVRYEQLIESMRCLVCQNETLSESNAELAEDLRREVYEMVIAGHDDEQIREFLVSRYGDFVLYRPPVKGSTYLLWFGPGALLLLGVIALLMTVRRQSGAEVTALSDSERELANKILSDSDENN from the coding sequence ATGAACTACATTCGCGCTGGGATCTTGCTGTGTTTGATTTTGCTTGCTCATACCGTTGATGCCATATTGCCGCGAGAGTTCGACGATCCAAAAGAGCGGGTTCGCTATGAGCAACTCATCGAATCCATGCGATGCCTGGTCTGTCAGAACGAAACCTTGTCGGAATCCAACGCCGAGCTGGCCGAAGATCTTCGCCGCGAGGTTTATGAAATGGTGATAGCCGGGCATGACGACGAACAAATCCGTGAATTTCTCGTCAGCCGCTATGGCGATTTCGTGCTCTATCGGCCACCCGTCAAAGGGAGTACCTACCTGCTGTGGTTCGGTCCTGGCGCACTACTATTGCTGGGCGTTATCGCGCTTTTGATGACAGTGCGGCGGCAATCGGGCGCCGAGGTAACGGCGCTGTCCGATTCCGAGCGAGAACTGGCTAATAAAATACTTTCAGATAGCGACGAAAACAACTGA